CTTAGCCGGCTTTGTTAGCAGCCAAGCATTTATTGCTGATAGTTTAATTATATAATTTAGGCGATTTCTCCCCAGTACTGGGCAGTAACAAGCTATTTCAAAAGGCGTTTACTCTCGTATACTAGCTTTAGGAATATGCAAACGAAAAATCCAGTTAAAAGACTACTTAACCGGGCTAACTCACAATTTTCGGTAGCTACGGCGGCGACAATCCTGGCGGCTTCGACCTTGGTCTCGAGCTTGCTTGGATTACTGAGAGAGCGCTTGTTGTTGACCAATTTCGGTATTAGTTCGGAAGTCGACGCCTATAAAGCGGCTTTTACCGTGCCGGACTTTATGTTCATGCTACTAGTGTCCGGCGCATTGAGCGTGACTTTTATCCCGGTTTTTGCCCGACGAGCAGCGGCGGGTAATTGGCGATCAGCCTGGCAGCTATCAAATAGTCTGCTTAACTTGATGGCGATTATTACCGGCTTTACCAGCATATTTATTATTATCTTTGCTGATGGGCTAGTCCGCTATGTCGTTGCGCCAGGACTCGATCCGTCGACCCAAGCCTTAGCGGTGGACATGATGCGCTTAATTGCCTTAAACCCGTTGTTGTTTGCTGTCTCCAGCGTGTTGACGAGTATCCAGCAGGCCGTTGGCCGGTTCTTTTTCTACGCGCTGGCACCATCGCTATATAACATCGGTATTATCTTTGGAATTTTATTTATTGCTCCCAACGTTGGAATTATCGGTGTAGCTATCGGCGTTTTAATCGGCTCATTCATCCAGCTGATCACAAGCATAGTTGGTATGGTTGGATCGGGTTATAGCTACTCACCGACAATAAACTGGAAGAACCTCGGATTTAAGAAAGTGCTGTCGCTTCTACCGGCTCGCTCGCTGGATCAAGGTGTCGACTATATCAACATCATGGTCGAGACTAACCTAGCTTCCCGTCTCAAGGAGGGAGCTATCACGGCCTACCAAACGGCCTTTACGCTCCACATGGTGCCGATAACCTTAATCGGCGTGGCAATTTCAACCGCTGCCTTTCCGCGCTTGAGTGAGCGACTGGCCCAAAACCGCACTGATTTATTTAAAAAAGATCTCACGGCTGTGCTTCGGGCGATAGTTTGGCTGGTGTTACCGACGGCCGTGATTGCATACTTCGGGCGGGGTTATCTCGTGAGGCTGCTGGTAGCCGATGGTAACCCGACGATTTCCGCGCTGTTAGGTATTTTGGTTATCGCCATCGCATTTAGAAGCATTTTCCACCTTTTTACCCGTAGTTACTACGCCCAGCAAGACACAAAAACTCCGCTGTATATTTCTTTAGTGGCCATCGGGCTGAATATTGCCCTAGCTATTTTCTTAGCGCGGCCTTCGGCCTACGGTATTTTTGGGTTGGCCCTAGCCCAGTCAATCGCCGCTGCTTTTGAGGCCATTCTGCTGATCGTCGTCCAGGTTCGACGGGTCAAAGGCCTGATAACCAGCGATCTGGTCGACGGTTTACTAAGGATGATATCGGCCAGTGGTCTGACGGCTTTTATTACCTACCTGACGATCGCGTACGTATTACCGCTTCGGGCCAGCGATGTCGGTTTCTTCGCCTTGGGGCCGAAGTTCGGACTTATCGTGCTGGTATCATTTAGCTTTTATGTCCTGTTTAGTCACCTGTTCGGCATCAAAGAGTCTAGGCCGGTAATTAGTCGGATTAAAGACTTTTTATTCAAACCTGTCAGAACCATTTGAGTCCTCTGATACAATTTGTCGAATGGATCAAAGGCAGATTCGCAATTTTTGTATCATCGCCCACATAGATCACGGCAAAAGTACGCTGGCGGATCGGCTACTTGAATTAACCGGGACGGTCGAACGACGGCTAATGAAAGACCAGTTGCTTGACCAGATGGACTTAGAGCGGGAAAAAGGCATCACCATCAAGCTCCAGCCGGTCCGGATGCAGCATATGGGCTACGAGCTTAATCTGATCGATACACCCGGTCACGTTGACTTTAGTTATGAGGTTTCGCGTAGTTTAGCGGCTTGCGAGGGGGCCTTGCTGGTAGTAGACGCAACCCAGGGGATCCAAGCTCAAACCTTGGCTAACGTTTATCTGGCGCTGGCGGCCGATTTGGTCATCATCCCGGTGATCAACAAAATCGATCTGCCGGCGGCGGAAAGCGCACGGGTAACGGCTGAACTTATGACATTACTTAATTGCCGTAAAGAAGATGTTTTAGAAGTTTCAGCTAAGACGGGAGCCGGTGTAGATCAGATTCTGGAAGCAGTCATTAAACGAGTGCCGCCGCCAACTGGCCAGCCGTCCCAGCCGACCCGCGGCTTGATTTTTGATTCTCAGTTTAACGAATATCGCGGTGTGATCTTGTACGTTCGGCTGGTTGACGGCGCAGTATCAAAAAATGACGAATTGAAAATGCTGGCGACTGGCGCTTTGGCCCAGGCGTTGGAAGTTGGCCGGCTAACTCCGGAATTGAGAGCGGAAGCGAAACTTTCAAGTGGTGAAATCGGCTACATCGTGACTAATTTAAGAAGCGTTGATCAAGCCAGGGTTGGCGATACCGTGACACGCAAAGCCCAACCGGCCGAGTTGGCCCTACCGGGCTATCAAGAAGTTAGGCCATTTGTCTACGCCGGACTTTTTCCTGCCAGCAGCGCTGACTACCAAGCGCTAAAAGACGCGCTGGAAAAACTGGCCCTAAACGACGCGGCCTTACAATTCTCGCTTGAAAACTCTCAAGTCTTGGGCTCTGGTTTTAGGGTCGGCTTTTTGGGTTTGTTGCACATGGAGATCGTGCAGGCGCGCCTGGAGCGAGAGTATGGTTTGGAACTGGTAATTACCAATCCATCGACCGATTATCAGTTAAAGTTGACGACTGGTGCGGAAATAACAATAAAAAACGCCGCCGACTTGCCCGATACCAGCGCCATCGAATTTATCAAGGAACCTTGGATTGAAGGCGAGATCGTTACGCCGAAAGACTACATAGGACAGGTTATCCAACTGGTTGTAAACGCCCGCGGGCAACAAAACCATATCGATTATATCGATGACCGATTGGCAATAATTAAATTTGAATCACCACTAACCGGCGTGCTAACGGATTTTTTCGATAACTTGAAGAGTGCGACTAGCGGATACGGATCATTTAGTTATGAATTAAAGGATTATCGGCGAGAGGATCTAGTCAGGCTAGACGTGTTGATAGCCGGTGAGCGCGTTGATGCGCTCAGTGTCATGGCTCACCGGTCCGAGGCCGATGCTATCGGCAAAAACATGGTCAAGCGACTCAAGGATATTATTCCGCGTCAACTATTTGAGGTTAGCTTACAAATTGCCATCGGCGGCAAAATTATTGCGAGAGAGGACATTTCGCCGTTAAAGA
Above is a window of Candidatus Saccharimonadales bacterium DNA encoding:
- the lepA gene encoding translation elongation factor 4, translated to MDQRQIRNFCIIAHIDHGKSTLADRLLELTGTVERRLMKDQLLDQMDLEREKGITIKLQPVRMQHMGYELNLIDTPGHVDFSYEVSRSLAACEGALLVVDATQGIQAQTLANVYLALAADLVIIPVINKIDLPAAESARVTAELMTLLNCRKEDVLEVSAKTGAGVDQILEAVIKRVPPPTGQPSQPTRGLIFDSQFNEYRGVILYVRLVDGAVSKNDELKMLATGALAQALEVGRLTPELRAEAKLSSGEIGYIVTNLRSVDQARVGDTVTRKAQPAELALPGYQEVRPFVYAGLFPASSADYQALKDALEKLALNDAALQFSLENSQVLGSGFRVGFLGLLHMEIVQARLEREYGLELVITNPSTDYQLKLTTGAEITIKNAADLPDTSAIEFIKEPWIEGEIVTPKDYIGQVIQLVVNARGQQNHIDYIDDRLAIIKFESPLTGVLTDFFDNLKSATSGYGSFSYELKDYRREDLVRLDVLIAGERVDALSVMAHRSEADAIGKNMVKRLKDIIPRQLFEVSLQIAIGGKIIAREDISPLKKNVTGHLYGGDVSRKKKLWAKQAKGKARMKKFGKVDIPPETFMVMLKKD
- the murJ gene encoding murein biosynthesis integral membrane protein MurJ codes for the protein MQTKNPVKRLLNRANSQFSVATAATILAASTLVSSLLGLLRERLLLTNFGISSEVDAYKAAFTVPDFMFMLLVSGALSVTFIPVFARRAAAGNWRSAWQLSNSLLNLMAIITGFTSIFIIIFADGLVRYVVAPGLDPSTQALAVDMMRLIALNPLLFAVSSVLTSIQQAVGRFFFYALAPSLYNIGIIFGILFIAPNVGIIGVAIGVLIGSFIQLITSIVGMVGSGYSYSPTINWKNLGFKKVLSLLPARSLDQGVDYINIMVETNLASRLKEGAITAYQTAFTLHMVPITLIGVAISTAAFPRLSERLAQNRTDLFKKDLTAVLRAIVWLVLPTAVIAYFGRGYLVRLLVADGNPTISALLGILVIAIAFRSIFHLFTRSYYAQQDTKTPLYISLVAIGLNIALAIFLARPSAYGIFGLALAQSIAAAFEAILLIVVQVRRVKGLITSDLVDGLLRMISASGLTAFITYLTIAYVLPLRASDVGFFALGPKFGLIVLVSFSFYVLFSHLFGIKESRPVISRIKDFLFKPVRTI